The following proteins come from a genomic window of Nitrosopumilaceae archaeon AB1(1):
- a CDS encoding thioredoxin domain-containing protein, whose protein sequence is MMIHGPSLALGGGISTVAIIFVMFVLSPTTPDLQIISEPKSDTSFSVRSFLESASPILGSSDASILLIEFGDYQCFYCNKFYHEVEELLIQQYVETGKIQIVFKDYIIIGQDSATAAHATYCAQNQKKYWEFHNTLYDNWTGENNGWASYSNIVGFAKSLDLDVPTFEECMTSSKYQTRLIANQNDAQSLDLSGTPAFLLVGKNNDIRLVPGFYSYNDFSAIIDTELSK, encoded by the coding sequence ATGATGATACATGGTCCATCTTTGGCACTAGGTGGAGGAATTTCTACTGTTGCCATTATTTTTGTAATGTTTGTATTATCTCCTACAACACCAGATCTGCAAATCATATCTGAACCAAAATCTGATACTTCTTTTAGTGTACGCTCGTTTCTTGAAAGTGCATCCCCTATATTGGGAAGTTCAGATGCTTCAATTTTATTGATTGAATTTGGAGACTATCAATGTTTTTACTGTAACAAGTTTTATCATGAAGTTGAAGAATTATTAATTCAACAATATGTAGAAACTGGAAAAATACAAATCGTGTTCAAAGATTACATAATTATTGGTCAAGATTCTGCTACAGCTGCACATGCCACATATTGCGCCCAGAATCAAAAAAAATATTGGGAATTTCACAATACTCTATATGATAACTGGACTGGGGAGAATAATGGTTGGGCATCATACTCTAATATTGTGGGATTTGCAAAATCTTTAGATTTGGATGTACCCACATTTGAAGAGTGTATGACCTCTAGCAAATATCAAACCAGATTAATTGCCAATCAAAACGATGCTCAAAGTCTTGATCTTTCAGGCACTCCTGCATTTCTTCTTGTAGGTAAAAATAACGATATACGGCTTGTACCTGGATTTTATTCATATAATGATTTTTCCGCTATAATTGATACTGAATTGTCAAAATAA
- a CDS encoding hemolysin family protein: MVDLWISLVSLTILIGLSGFFSGLEVALVGIHKSKVLQLYKDKVKGSKALYHLKSNPGWMMTSVNLGNNLVNVASAALATSVAIELFGNDGLGIVIGMMTFLILVFGEITPKTYCNANATRIALRFSPVLLIFSYSLYPIVKLFEVITRGVVRLTGSNYLPPPLTEDEIKDVVDQGLEENVIEEHERELVHGALNFDEVVIRAVMTPRTKMFTLPSKMLLFEALSEINKQGFSRIPIHGKTQDEIIGIVHVRDVLKLLEHDDNMKDLESISRKPIFVSQEKMLSNLFREMQGRQSHMAIVLDEFGGVEGLVTLEDLLEEIVGDIEDESDAKRDLQFQTLDKNTIIVNGDVELDVINEFFKSNIPKGDDYSTLNGLLHEKLHDIPQEGNKVEINSLKIIVEKVENNRTEQIRIERVN, from the coding sequence ATGGTAGATTTATGGATATCTCTAGTCTCACTGACAATTTTAATTGGTCTATCTGGATTCTTCAGTGGTCTTGAAGTTGCTCTAGTTGGAATTCATAAATCCAAAGTTTTACAATTGTATAAAGATAAAGTCAAAGGCTCAAAGGCACTGTACCATCTAAAATCTAATCCTGGATGGATGATGACTAGTGTAAATCTAGGAAATAACCTAGTAAATGTAGCATCCGCTGCACTTGCAACTAGTGTTGCTATTGAATTATTTGGAAATGATGGTCTTGGTATAGTGATTGGAATGATGACATTTCTGATCCTAGTGTTTGGAGAAATTACACCTAAAACATATTGCAATGCAAATGCAACTAGAATTGCTTTACGATTTAGCCCTGTGCTACTAATATTTAGTTACTCTTTATACCCAATTGTAAAATTATTTGAGGTGATAACTCGTGGTGTCGTTCGTCTTACTGGAAGTAACTACTTACCTCCACCTCTTACAGAGGATGAAATTAAAGATGTAGTTGATCAGGGATTGGAGGAGAATGTTATTGAAGAACATGAACGTGAATTAGTTCATGGAGCTCTGAATTTTGATGAAGTGGTTATACGAGCAGTGATGACACCTAGGACAAAGATGTTTACACTACCAAGTAAGATGTTACTTTTTGAGGCTCTATCTGAGATTAACAAACAAGGATTCTCTAGAATTCCTATTCATGGCAAAACCCAAGATGAAATTATAGGAATTGTACATGTTCGAGACGTATTGAAATTATTAGAGCATGATGATAATATGAAGGATCTTGAATCTATATCTAGAAAACCCATATTTGTTTCTCAGGAGAAAATGCTGAGTAATTTATTTCGTGAGATGCAGGGACGCCAAAGTCATATGGCTATTGTTTTAGATGAATTTGGTGGAGTAGAGGGTCTAGTTACTCTAGAGGATTTATTGGAGGAGATTGTAGGTGATATTGAAGATGAAAGTGATGCAAAAAGAGATTTGCAATTTCAAACTCTTGATAAAAACACAATTATTGTAAATGGTGATGTAGAATTAGATGTCATAAATGAATTTTTTAAATCAAATATTCCTAAAGGTGATGATTACTCTACGTTAAATGGATTATTACATGAAAAACTTCATGATATACCACAAGAGGGTAATAAAGTAGAAATTAACTCACTTAAAATTATTGTTGAAAAGGTTGAGAATAATCGTACCGAGCAAATTAGAATTGAGCGTGTTAACTAG
- a CDS encoding type II glyceraldehyde-3-phosphate dehydrogenase: MKKIFVNGYGSIGSRIASFIADDPEVTLIGVGKYSADKRVDVANSRGFDVYVPEDRTEKFVGKKIAGTIRQAVRESDLVIDASPSGMGYENKKNLYDSEECRVIYQGGETIQGDNSVSQTLFNSRTNYDSALNADHVMQGSCNVTGMGRVLKPIQEKYNEFIKRFDVTLVRRWADLEQTEKEIPDTIEWTVNPHHQDDVKATINQDIPLFLRAIKVPTRQMHLHIMDIRFQNITPKFDEFLDIFKDEYGVAVLWTANGTRDVREYAQSMKFSFSDTNMIHIHANMLSCAQDTLQLMYSDDQTGIVIPENHILMQAMLFGKTRQQATKYTESLFHMDEKKRMLEKHFAKTS, translated from the coding sequence ATGAAGAAAATATTTGTAAATGGATATGGCTCCATAGGGAGTCGCATAGCCTCATTCATTGCAGATGATCCAGAGGTTACGTTAATTGGTGTAGGAAAATATTCGGCAGATAAGCGTGTAGATGTTGCCAATTCTCGTGGATTTGATGTGTATGTACCTGAAGACAGAACGGAAAAATTTGTGGGAAAAAAAATTGCTGGAACCATAAGGCAAGCTGTTAGAGAATCTGATTTAGTGATAGACGCATCTCCTAGTGGAATGGGATATGAAAATAAAAAAAATCTTTATGATTCTGAAGAATGTCGTGTCATATATCAAGGCGGAGAGACAATTCAAGGAGACAATTCAGTATCTCAAACTCTGTTCAATTCCAGAACAAATTATGATTCAGCCTTGAATGCAGATCATGTTATGCAAGGTAGCTGCAATGTCACAGGTATGGGCAGAGTGCTAAAACCAATACAAGAAAAATATAATGAATTTATTAAAAGATTTGACGTTACTCTTGTAAGACGTTGGGCAGATTTAGAGCAGACAGAAAAAGAGATACCAGATACAATAGAGTGGACTGTAAATCCACATCATCAAGATGATGTAAAAGCTACTATCAATCAAGACATACCACTTTTTCTGCGTGCAATCAAAGTGCCAACTAGACAGATGCATTTGCACATCATGGATATCAGATTTCAGAATATTACCCCTAAATTTGATGAATTTCTAGACATATTCAAAGACGAGTATGGTGTAGCCGTACTGTGGACAGCAAACGGAACTAGAGATGTCAGAGAGTATGCTCAAAGTATGAAATTTAGCTTTTCAGATACAAATATGATCCACATACATGCAAATATGTTGTCTTGTGCTCAAGACACACTACAATTGATGTATTCAGATGATCAAACTGGAATTGTAATACCTGAGAATCATATTTTAATGCAAGCTATGTTATTTGGTAAGACACGTCAGCAAGCTACTAAATACACAGAGTCGTTATTCCACATGGATGAGAAGAAGAGAATGTTAGAGAAACATTTTGCAAAAACTAGTTAA